The Sediminispirochaeta bajacaliforniensis DSM 16054 genome includes a window with the following:
- the tnpC gene encoding IS66 family transposase, producing MATPKHLISGSIADESLLAWSINEKFEYALPFYRQSKRLSAIGIDIPRSTLSTLTIKCAEQCRPLYELLKDTIKTGSVINADETRVQVLKEKGRKAQDKSWMWVFLGGAAGKKAVVFQYETGRSHEIPYKFLKEYKGWLQTDDYEAYNTALKKLRDDGNKSIRHVLCWAHARRYFYKYWEMSKAPEAKQILELIKKLLNLKI from the coding sequence GTGGCGACACCTAAGCACCTGATATCCGGAAGTATTGCAGATGAGAGCCTTCTTGCATGGAGCATAAACGAGAAGTTTGAATATGCGCTTCCGTTCTACAGGCAGAGCAAGAGATTATCTGCAATAGGTATAGATATTCCACGTTCTACACTCAGCACGTTGACAATCAAATGTGCTGAGCAATGCAGACCGCTGTATGAACTGCTTAAGGATACTATCAAAACAGGTTCTGTAATAAACGCCGATGAGACTCGGGTTCAGGTGTTGAAAGAAAAAGGACGCAAGGCACAGGATAAATCCTGGATGTGGGTGTTTCTTGGAGGAGCGGCTGGAAAGAAAGCTGTAGTATTTCAGTATGAAACAGGCCGTTCACATGAAATTCCATATAAATTTCTGAAAGAGTATAAAGGCTGGCTGCAGACTGATGATTATGAAGCATATAATACAGCGCTTAAGAAACTCAGAGATGACGGCAACAAATCTATACGACATGTATTGTGCTGGGCGCATGCCCGGAGGTATTTTTATAAATACTGGGAGATGTCTAAGGCTCCTGAGGCAAAGCAGATACTTGAATTGATCAAGAAGCTTTTGAACTTGAAGATTTAA
- a CDS encoding IS66 family transposase — translation MDQEAFELEDLRTSFSKKGFQKQRAHKAGPILKTLFELLTTNTAITPPTLAFGKAISYTLDNWEQLKRYLEEPLLTPSNNSAENAIRPFVIGRKNWMFSDTERGAESSAILYSLVESAKLQKLSVYDYFYYIFRKLPYCVERSDYEKLLPFKLTPEQIKV, via the coding sequence ATTGATCAAGAAGCTTTTGAACTTGAAGATTTAAGAACAAGCTTCTCGAAAAAAGGATTTCAGAAACAACGAGCACATAAAGCCGGGCCAATTCTAAAAACGCTATTCGAATTACTGACAACCAATACGGCCATTACTCCGCCGACTTTGGCGTTCGGAAAAGCAATATCATACACGCTTGATAATTGGGAGCAGTTGAAACGGTATCTGGAAGAGCCGCTTCTTACGCCGTCGAACAACAGTGCTGAGAATGCGATCCGGCCATTTGTAATCGGCCGCAAGAACTGGATGTTTTCCGATACAGAACGCGGCGCCGAATCTTCGGCTATACTTTATAGCCTTGTTGAATCTGCAAAATTGCAGAAGCTATCAGTCTATGATTATTTTTACTATATTTTCCGCAAACTGCCGTATTGTGTAGAGCGGTCAGATTATGAAAAACTGCTGCCGTTCAAACTGACTCCCGAACAGATTAAGGTATAG